From Deltaproteobacteria bacterium, a single genomic window includes:
- the ispD gene encoding 2-C-methyl-D-erythritol 4-phosphate cytidylyltransferase, translated as MNVSAIVVAAGSGSRVGGELPKVYLPLCGRELLRRTLDRVFAVKRITRAIVVVAAGELSRAESMLRQDANLAARPWVLQTGGTLRQDSVRNGLAKLDGDVDIVAIHDGARPFVSPALFERCIDAAQKHGAVVPGSVPRDTIKFVNAEGRVQSTPPRNTLREVQTPQVFRRELIDEAHSRAARAGFQATDDAMLVEWMGQPVYVIEGERLNFKVTLPEDVWLAETLIRDGKV; from the coding sequence ATGAACGTAAGCGCGATCGTGGTGGCCGCCGGCTCGGGGAGCCGCGTCGGCGGCGAGTTGCCGAAAGTCTATCTGCCGCTCTGTGGCCGAGAGCTGTTGCGGCGCACGCTCGATCGCGTGTTCGCAGTGAAGAGAATCACCCGAGCGATCGTGGTCGTTGCGGCCGGCGAACTCTCCCGCGCGGAATCGATGCTGCGGCAAGATGCCAACCTGGCGGCCCGGCCCTGGGTGTTGCAAACCGGCGGCACGCTGCGCCAAGATTCGGTGCGAAACGGGTTGGCGAAACTCGACGGCGACGTCGACATCGTCGCGATCCACGACGGCGCGCGGCCGTTTGTCAGCCCGGCGCTGTTCGAGCGCTGCATCGACGCAGCGCAGAAACACGGCGCTGTGGTGCCGGGCTCGGTGCCGCGCGACACGATTAAGTTTGTGAATGCCGAAGGCCGCGTGCAGTCTACACCGCCTAGAAATACGCTGCGCGAAGTGCAAACCCCGCAGGTGTTTCGCCGGGAATTAATCGATGAAGCGCATAGCCGCGCGGCTCGCGCGGGCTTTCAGGCGACCGATGACGCGATGCTCGTCGAGTGGATGGGCCAGCCCGTCTACGTGATCGAAGGCGAGCGGCTCAATTTCAAAGTCACCCTGCCGGAAGATGTTTGGCTTGCCGAAACCTTGATTCGCGATGGCAAAGTCTAG
- a CDS encoding Zn-ribbon domain-containing OB-fold protein produces MSKDERGRPTRRGQPFLEEPEAKPFWAACKEHQLAAQRCKSCKKIYGFPPQSHCPHCLSMDHEWETLSGKGTVYSHIAYHRSWHPAYQDKIPYNVSLIDLAEGGRMVSNVVDCKPEDVKCGMAVEVVFEDGPEFTIPKFRPVK; encoded by the coding sequence ATGAGCAAAGATGAACGCGGGCGCCCGACGCGCCGAGGGCAACCTTTTTTAGAAGAACCGGAAGCCAAGCCGTTTTGGGCCGCTTGCAAGGAGCACCAGTTGGCGGCGCAGCGCTGCAAGTCGTGCAAGAAGATCTACGGATTTCCGCCGCAGTCGCACTGCCCCCATTGTCTGTCGATGGATCATGAGTGGGAGACGCTGAGCGGCAAGGGCACGGTCTACTCACACATCGCCTACCATCGCTCATGGCATCCAGCGTATCAGGACAAGATTCCCTACAATGTTTCGTTGATCGATTTAGCCGAAGGCGGCCGCATGGTCAGCAACGTCGTCGACTGCAAACCGGAAGACGTCAAATGCGGCATGGCCGTGGAAGTCGTCTTTGAAGACGGCCCGGAATTTACAATTCCCAAGTTTCGCCCGGTGAAGTAG
- a CDS encoding Rieske 2Fe-2S domain-containing protein — translation MALTIYLSLFFLAAYLIGLAIHRFVFVRDKKRMAAESRLGGRAIANVEEVAPGTVKKFWLICQQYRLDAFLVNDGGNFHAYVNRCRHMPTPLDFVRDEFLTEDRKHLRCYTHGAVYEFGTGLCIDGPCKGESLYRLPVQVDDGEVLVGCPEGDLRPLAE, via the coding sequence ATGGCCCTCACGATTTATCTCTCCCTGTTTTTTCTGGCGGCCTATCTTATCGGCCTCGCCATCCATCGCTTCGTTTTCGTGCGCGACAAAAAACGGATGGCGGCCGAGAGCCGGCTCGGCGGGCGGGCGATCGCAAACGTAGAAGAAGTGGCGCCAGGGACGGTGAAAAAATTTTGGCTGATCTGCCAGCAGTACCGGCTCGACGCTTTTCTCGTCAACGATGGCGGCAACTTTCATGCGTACGTCAATCGCTGCCGGCACATGCCGACGCCGCTCGATTTCGTGCGCGACGAATTCCTCACCGAGGACCGCAAGCACCTGCGCTGTTACACGCACGGCGCGGTTTATGAATTTGGCACAGGGTTGTGCATCGACGGGCCCTGCAAAGGAGAGTCGCTTTACAGACTGCCGGTTCAGGTGGACGATGGGGAAGTGTTGGTCGGCTGCCCCGAGGGGGACTTGAGGCCGCTCGCTGAGTGA
- a CDS encoding PAS domain S-box protein — MIFQSRWELSIASLFDNESVLHAFVECWIVFVCAAFASWQRLGRSARATCVGFGLMSSSAIMVHLSGGYIEFHFHFFVMIVFLALYQDWIPFGLAIVFVALHHGVVGILWPEDVYNHAAAIASPWTWAGIHAAFVLSAALGSVIAWRFNETAYAWTRQILDAASNGIFGLDGDGQVTFVNPAACKLLGLTENRVMGKQIVAILPGLGAQRLVPGGAGCTLLSPFTHGRAQSTNDGLFWRADGTSIPVDYESSPIVERGHVTGVVVSFRDISQRKKLHDLNRSNAELEQFAYVASHDLQEPLRMITSYTNLLAKRYAANFDDDAKEFMGYITDGAKRMQILINDLLAYSRVGTKGKAFAPVDMESELMRTLAVLQIAIAESGATVTHDPLPAVSGDDVQMGQLLQNLIGNSIKYRGKQSPSIHIACERQENYWRFSVRDNGIGIDPKFAEHIFVIFQRLHNKEEYAGTGIGLALCKRIVERHGGKIWVESQIGQGATFYFTLPTDGEPTETHKASTAAGQLFSGSAAHG, encoded by the coding sequence ATGATCTTTCAGTCGCGTTGGGAACTGAGTATCGCATCCTTGTTCGACAACGAGTCCGTGCTCCACGCCTTCGTTGAGTGCTGGATTGTCTTTGTCTGCGCCGCTTTTGCAAGCTGGCAGCGCCTTGGGCGCAGCGCCCGCGCCACCTGCGTGGGCTTCGGGCTGATGAGCTCTTCGGCCATCATGGTCCATCTATCCGGCGGCTACATCGAATTTCACTTTCACTTCTTTGTCATGATCGTGTTTCTCGCCCTCTACCAAGACTGGATTCCTTTCGGTCTGGCGATCGTCTTCGTCGCGCTGCACCACGGCGTGGTCGGCATCCTCTGGCCGGAGGACGTCTATAACCATGCCGCGGCGATCGCTTCGCCCTGGACTTGGGCCGGCATCCACGCCGCCTTTGTGCTTTCGGCGGCGCTCGGCAGCGTCATCGCTTGGCGCTTCAACGAAACCGCCTATGCTTGGACTCGGCAGATTTTGGATGCGGCGAGTAATGGGATCTTTGGCCTCGACGGCGACGGGCAGGTGACGTTTGTCAATCCCGCCGCCTGCAAATTGTTGGGCCTAACCGAAAACCGCGTCATGGGCAAGCAGATTGTTGCGATCTTACCCGGCCTCGGCGCCCAAAGGCTGGTTCCCGGCGGCGCGGGCTGCACGCTGCTTTCACCGTTCACCCACGGCCGGGCGCAAAGCACCAACGACGGGCTGTTTTGGCGGGCTGACGGCACAAGCATTCCGGTCGACTACGAGAGCTCTCCCATTGTCGAGCGCGGCCACGTCACCGGCGTCGTGGTCAGCTTCCGCGACATCAGCCAACGCAAGAAACTGCACGATCTCAATCGCTCCAATGCCGAGCTCGAACAGTTCGCCTACGTCGCTTCGCACGACTTGCAGGAGCCGCTGCGCATGATTACCAGCTACACGAATCTCCTCGCCAAGCGGTACGCCGCTAACTTCGACGATGACGCCAAAGAATTTATGGGCTACATCACCGACGGCGCCAAACGGATGCAGATCTTGATCAACGATCTACTGGCCTATTCAAGAGTGGGCACCAAGGGTAAAGCGTTTGCACCGGTGGACATGGAGTCGGAGCTCATGCGCACGCTAGCCGTGCTGCAGATCGCGATCGCCGAGAGCGGCGCAACGGTGACCCATGACCCGCTACCCGCGGTGTCCGGAGATGACGTGCAGATGGGTCAACTGCTGCAGAACCTGATCGGCAACTCGATCAAATACCGCGGCAAACAGAGTCCTTCGATCCATATCGCTTGCGAGCGCCAGGAGAACTACTGGCGCTTTTCCGTGCGCGACAACGGCATCGGCATCGACCCCAAGTTTGCCGAGCACATCTTCGTCATTTTTCAACGTCTGCACAATAAAGAAGAATATGCCGGCACCGGCATTGGCCTGGCCTTGTGCAAGCGGATCGTCGAACGCCACGGCGGCAAGATTTGGGTCGAATCCCAGATTGGCCAAGGGGCGACTTTTTACTTTACGCTGCCAACGGACGGAGAACCGACGGAAACGCACAAAGCAAGCACGGCGGCAGGACAACTTTTTTCCGGCTCGGCCGCCCACGGCTAG
- a CDS encoding Glu/Leu/Phe/Val dehydrogenase — MAVQQFETAAARLNLDPNVATRLCRPDRAMIVSVPTRMDDGHVHVFTGYRVQHNDVLGPFKGGIRYHPEVNLGEVSALAMWMTWKCSLVGLPLGGAKGGITCDPALLSRHELQSMTRRYTAEILNFIGPEVDVPAPDMGTNEQVMAWIMDTYSQHKGHAVPEIVTGKPVAIGGTLGRREATGRGVVYTIIEAANHLKIDLQKCTAVVQGFGNVGSVACKELAAAGVKIVGVADRTGGFYDAKGLPIDKLLEVADKNHSLESCPYGEKITNAQLLELKCDILVPAALEMQITQENVGRLQCRILAEGANGPTTPEADEVLRDKDVFLIPDILANAGGVVVSYFEWVQDLQNFFWTEDEVNKKLRDILVKAFHDVLAMSHKHKVDMRQAALMIGIERVSKAMLWRGLYA; from the coding sequence ATGGCGGTGCAGCAGTTCGAAACCGCTGCGGCGCGGTTGAACCTCGATCCAAACGTCGCAACTCGGCTGTGTCGGCCCGATCGTGCCATGATCGTCAGCGTGCCGACGCGCATGGACGACGGCCACGTGCATGTTTTTACCGGCTACCGCGTGCAGCACAACGATGTCTTGGGTCCGTTCAAGGGCGGTATCCGTTACCATCCAGAGGTAAATCTGGGTGAAGTATCGGCGTTGGCGATGTGGATGACGTGGAAATGTTCGCTGGTGGGCCTGCCGCTGGGCGGCGCCAAGGGCGGCATCACCTGCGATCCGGCGCTGCTCTCGCGCCACGAGCTGCAGTCGATGACGCGCCGCTACACCGCCGAAATACTCAACTTTATCGGCCCCGAGGTCGACGTGCCGGCGCCGGACATGGGCACCAACGAGCAGGTGATGGCCTGGATCATGGACACCTACTCGCAGCACAAAGGCCACGCCGTGCCGGAGATCGTGACCGGCAAACCGGTGGCGATCGGCGGCACGCTAGGGCGGCGTGAAGCAACCGGACGCGGCGTTGTTTATACGATTATTGAGGCGGCGAATCATTTGAAGATTGATTTGCAGAAATGCACGGCGGTTGTGCAAGGTTTCGGCAACGTCGGCTCGGTGGCGTGCAAGGAGCTCGCCGCCGCCGGCGTGAAAATAGTCGGGGTGGCTGACCGCACCGGCGGATTTTACGATGCCAAAGGATTGCCGATCGACAAACTGTTGGAAGTGGCCGATAAAAATCACAGCTTGGAAAGTTGCCCGTACGGCGAGAAAATCACCAACGCGCAGTTGCTTGAATTGAAATGTGACATTCTCGTGCCGGCGGCTTTGGAAATGCAGATCACCCAGGAGAACGTGGGCAGATTGCAGTGCCGCATCCTTGCCGAAGGCGCAAACGGTCCGACCACTCCTGAAGCCGATGAAGTGCTCCGAGATAAGGACGTGTTTTTGATTCCCGATATTCTCGCCAACGCCGGCGGAGTTGTGGTCTCGTACTTTGAGTGGGTGCAAGATCTGCAAAATTTCTTTTGGACCGAAGACGAAGTCAACAAAAAGCTCAGAGATATTTTAGTCAAGGCGTTTCACGACGTGCTGGCGATGAGCCACAAGCACAAAGTCGATATGCGCCAGGCGGCGCTGATGATCGGCATCGAGCGCGTCTCTAAGGCGATGTTGTGGCGCGGGCTGTACGCTTAA
- a CDS encoding ABC transporter substrate-binding protein: protein MNRGHRVAMIIFAIAMLIFGARPGLAQQKLKLAYASVDTTNAVWYVAKERECYQKHGLEVDLIFIPSSTTNIAALIAGDVQIANGVASNVASMAVGGVTLVMPACLLSTLAYDFVVNDSIKTAADLRGKNVGISRVGSASDVAAQVFLRALGLEPNKESSYLGHLKLFERVPLVNRQGVETQIKEPWRARLVRRSNRWTLPTTVSLSNCRRMALSSGSTGTEECVEGSWGQVATCPHGLSRFATSPGETWEL from the coding sequence ATGAACCGAGGCCACCGAGTTGCAATGATAATATTCGCCATCGCCATGCTGATTTTTGGCGCCCGACCAGGCCTTGCGCAGCAGAAACTGAAACTCGCCTACGCCTCTGTCGACACCACCAACGCGGTTTGGTACGTCGCCAAGGAGAGAGAGTGTTATCAAAAGCACGGCCTCGAGGTTGATTTGATCTTTATTCCCAGCTCGACCACCAACATCGCGGCGCTGATTGCCGGCGACGTGCAGATCGCCAATGGCGTGGCGAGCAACGTCGCGAGCATGGCTGTTGGCGGCGTGACGCTGGTGATGCCGGCCTGTTTGCTCAGCACGTTGGCCTACGACTTTGTCGTCAACGACTCGATCAAGACCGCCGCGGATCTGCGCGGCAAAAACGTCGGCATCAGCCGCGTCGGCAGCGCCTCCGATGTCGCGGCCCAGGTTTTTCTCCGGGCGCTTGGTCTTGAGCCCAACAAGGAGAGTTCCTACCTAGGCCACTTGAAGCTGTTCGAGCGTGTGCCGCTGGTCAACCGCCAAGGAGTGGAAACGCAAATAAAAGAGCCGTGGCGCGCACGACTGGTGCGACGCTCAAACCGGTGGACATTGCCGACAACAGTATCGTTGTCGAACTGCAGAAGAATGGCTTTATCGAGCGGCTCTACCGGAACTGAGGAGTGCGTGGAGGGGTCGTGGGGACAGGTCGCGACCTGTCCCCACGGGTTATCGCGTTTTGCTACTTCACCGGGCGAAACTTGGGAATTGTAA
- a CDS encoding Rieske 2Fe-2S domain-containing protein, giving the protein MTVDKKPSGTLVAAIGEIEPGKSRKFRMKRGNRELEAFLVNYQGNHFAFINRCPHTGIALDFVDNLFFSSDERYVMCATHGAVFEPPTGECIWGPCVGLSLQSCPVEIADGQIYARLPGSD; this is encoded by the coding sequence ATGACAGTAGACAAGAAACCTTCTGGGACCCTAGTGGCGGCCATTGGCGAGATCGAGCCGGGCAAGAGTCGAAAATTTCGGATGAAACGGGGCAACCGGGAGTTGGAAGCATTCCTGGTCAACTATCAAGGTAACCATTTCGCGTTTATCAATCGCTGCCCGCATACCGGCATCGCCCTCGATTTTGTCGATAATTTGTTCTTCAGCTCCGACGAGCGCTACGTCATGTGCGCCACCCATGGCGCTGTGTTCGAGCCGCCGACGGGCGAATGTATTTGGGGCCCCTGTGTCGGTCTCTCGCTGCAAAGCTGCCCCGTCGAAATTGCCGACGGGCAGATCTACGCGCGCCTGCCGGGCTCGGACTGA
- a CDS encoding CarD family transcriptional regulator has protein sequence MFKVGEKVVYPAHGVGEIEAIRSHVISGTEKKFYMLRILETDMKIMIPIDNVDSVGLRKVIDRAMVTKVYKILRQKKIETDQQTWNRRYREYTEKIKTGSILEIAKVLRDLFVLKGDKELSFGERKMLDTARNLLVKELSIARSHSEEKIMEELRHIFTH, from the coding sequence ATGTTCAAGGTCGGTGAGAAAGTCGTCTACCCAGCGCATGGGGTCGGGGAAATCGAAGCAATCCGAAGTCACGTGATTTCGGGCACAGAAAAAAAGTTCTACATGTTACGGATCCTAGAGACCGACATGAAAATCATGATCCCGATCGACAACGTCGACTCCGTGGGGCTCAGAAAAGTCATTGATCGCGCCATGGTGACCAAGGTCTATAAGATTTTGCGCCAGAAAAAAATCGAAACCGACCAACAAACCTGGAACCGGCGCTATCGCGAGTACACCGAAAAGATCAAGACCGGCTCAATCCTGGAAATCGCGAAAGTTCTTCGTGACCTTTTTGTGTTGAAGGGTGACAAGGAGCTTTCCTTTGGCGAGCGCAAGATGCTCGATACGGCGCGCAATCTGCTGGTGAAGGAGCTTTCCATCGCACGCTCCCACTCCGAAGAGAAGATCATGGAGGAGCTGCGCCACATTTTTACGCACTGA
- a CDS encoding histidine triad nucleotide-binding protein has product MADCLFCSIAEGKIKGQIVYQDESVVAFRDISPKAPVHILIIPRKHIAGVLDLKPEDGSLVGHIYQVAAKLAREEGIAESGFRVVVNSGADAGQSVFHIHYHLLGGRQMSWPPG; this is encoded by the coding sequence ATGGCGGATTGTCTTTTTTGCAGTATTGCCGAGGGCAAGATCAAGGGACAGATCGTTTACCAAGACGAATCGGTCGTGGCGTTCAGAGACATCAGCCCAAAAGCACCGGTGCATATCTTGATTATTCCGCGCAAACACATTGCCGGCGTGTTGGACCTGAAGCCGGAGGACGGATCTTTGGTCGGTCATATCTACCAAGTCGCGGCAAAGTTGGCGCGCGAAGAGGGCATCGCGGAGAGCGGCTTTCGTGTCGTGGTCAACTCCGGCGCCGATGCCGGGCAGTCGGTTTTTCATATTCACTATCATCTCCTCGGCGGCCGTCAAATGAGTTGGCCGCCCGGATAA
- a CDS encoding thiolase family protein, whose product MGNPSGKCAIVGMGETVVGKRPDATTNSLHLEAIKASLDDAGIKASQVDGLLTNQPLNDSHRSYAVKLASMAGIDPLFATDLALGGATPIAMVQHAVLAIEAGMATTVVCVHARKRSTADPTPGHPIRRGDEHWEEPWGHFSAAGGHAFAASRHMYEFGTKSEDLAEIAISTRKHASLNKNATMRKPITLEDHQNSRMICAPLRLLDCSLESDGGGAVVVTSAEHAKDFPKKPVLILGLGQHHPHSSLMNAATLTTLGGKKSSELAYKMAGLKPKDMHFAQLYDCFTITSMITLEDYGFCKKGEGKDFVKNGRITIGGEIPLNTHGGLLSQAHLEGQLHITEAVKQLRGNEVEPERQVKDAKVGIVSGHGGSLAMHATMILGVQ is encoded by the coding sequence ATGGGAAACCCTAGCGGCAAATGCGCCATCGTCGGCATGGGCGAGACCGTCGTCGGCAAACGGCCCGACGCGACGACCAACTCGCTTCACCTTGAAGCGATCAAGGCTAGTCTCGACGACGCCGGCATCAAGGCCTCGCAAGTCGACGGCCTGTTGACCAATCAACCTCTCAACGACTCGCACCGGAGCTACGCGGTCAAACTGGCATCAATGGCGGGCATCGATCCGCTGTTTGCCACCGACCTCGCGCTCGGCGGCGCGACGCCCATCGCCATGGTGCAGCACGCCGTCCTCGCCATCGAAGCGGGCATGGCGACCACAGTCGTCTGCGTGCACGCGCGCAAACGCTCCACCGCCGATCCAACGCCCGGCCACCCGATCCGGCGCGGCGACGAGCATTGGGAAGAGCCCTGGGGTCACTTCTCGGCCGCCGGTGGCCACGCCTTCGCGGCGTCGCGCCACATGTACGAGTTCGGTACCAAAAGCGAAGACTTGGCCGAGATCGCCATCTCGACGCGCAAACACGCGAGCTTGAACAAAAACGCCACCATGCGCAAACCGATCACCCTGGAAGATCACCAGAACTCGCGCATGATCTGCGCGCCGCTGCGCCTGCTCGATTGCTCGCTGGAATCCGACGGCGGCGGCGCCGTGGTCGTCACCAGCGCCGAGCACGCCAAAGATTTTCCTAAGAAGCCGGTCCTGATCCTCGGCTTGGGGCAGCACCATCCGCATTCTAGTCTGATGAACGCGGCAACGTTGACCACGCTTGGCGGGAAAAAATCTTCCGAGTTGGCCTATAAAATGGCCGGACTCAAACCGAAGGACATGCACTTCGCCCAGCTTTACGATTGCTTCACCATCACGTCGATGATCACGCTGGAAGACTACGGCTTCTGCAAAAAGGGCGAAGGCAAAGATTTTGTCAAAAATGGCCGCATCACCATCGGCGGTGAGATTCCACTGAACACGCACGGCGGTTTACTATCCCAGGCCCATCTCGAAGGGCAATTGCACATCACCGAAGCCGTGAAGCAGTTGCGCGGCAACGAAGTCGAACCCGAGCGCCAAGTAAAGGACGCCAAGGTCGGCATTGTCAGCGGCCACGGCGGCAGTTTAGCCATGCATGCAACCATGATCTTGGGGGTACAATGA
- the rimI gene encoding ribosomal-protein-alanine N-acetyltransferase has product MDPTDINEVMAIERTAYRYPWSEKFFLQEIGVQCARSVLAEINGKIVGYVLYWVLPDEVDIHNIAVHREFRCVGIGRRLLDHAVRAARERDSLRVTLEVRKSNSVAQKLYLSQGFVFTGERRGYYSDDGEDALLMSLNLNF; this is encoded by the coding sequence ATGGACCCGACCGACATCAATGAGGTCATGGCGATCGAACGCACGGCGTATCGTTATCCGTGGAGTGAAAAGTTTTTTCTGCAGGAAATCGGCGTGCAGTGTGCCCGTTCAGTGTTAGCAGAAATCAACGGTAAGATCGTCGGCTATGTTCTTTATTGGGTCCTACCTGACGAAGTCGATATTCATAACATCGCGGTTCATCGGGAGTTTCGCTGTGTCGGGATCGGCCGCAGGCTGCTCGATCACGCCGTGCGCGCGGCACGGGAACGAGATTCCCTGCGGGTCACATTAGAGGTCCGTAAATCGAATTCAGTGGCGCAAAAGCTCTATCTTTCGCAGGGATTTGTCTTTACGGGGGAGCGCCGGGGCTATTATTCCGACGATGGCGAAGATGCCCTCCTGATGTCGCTAAATCTCAACTTTTAG
- a CDS encoding flap endonuclease, with protein sequence MMVHLVDGTYELFRHFYGMRRFNKGKDSRYGAVIGVLHTVLEMIEGGATHIGVATDHVIESFRNGLWPGYKTSQGMEPALLAQFHPVEDALDAMGVAVWPMTELEADDGLASAARIAAANTAVQKVCIWTPDKDLAQCVSGDRVVQVDRKSQTIRNAAGVRDKFGVEPALIADFLALVGDSADGYPGIPGIGAVSAARLLNTHGKIEDFPAALLGENRALALLFKNLATLRTDAALVDDIGELHWRGPTAEFTAWVEQSGDQRLLQRCLAAQKLVVG encoded by the coding sequence TTGATGGTTCATCTGGTCGATGGCACCTATGAGTTGTTCCGCCATTTCTACGGCATGCGCCGTTTCAACAAAGGGAAAGACTCCCGCTACGGCGCGGTGATCGGCGTGCTTCACACGGTTTTGGAAATGATCGAGGGCGGCGCCACCCATATCGGCGTGGCCACCGATCATGTCATCGAGTCCTTTCGCAACGGGCTCTGGCCGGGCTACAAAACCAGCCAAGGCATGGAGCCGGCGCTGCTCGCGCAGTTTCACCCGGTCGAAGACGCGCTTGACGCCATGGGCGTTGCGGTTTGGCCGATGACGGAATTGGAAGCCGACGATGGCCTGGCCTCGGCGGCGCGCATTGCCGCGGCCAACACGGCAGTGCAGAAAGTTTGCATCTGGACGCCCGACAAAGACTTGGCCCAGTGCGTGAGCGGCGATCGCGTCGTGCAAGTCGACCGCAAAAGCCAAACGATTCGCAATGCGGCGGGTGTGCGCGACAAGTTTGGCGTCGAGCCTGCATTGATTGCCGATTTTCTCGCACTGGTCGGCGATTCGGCCGACGGCTACCCAGGCATACCTGGCATCGGCGCAGTCTCAGCAGCGCGCCTCCTGAACACCCACGGCAAGATCGAAGATTTTCCGGCAGCACTCCTGGGCGAGAACCGCGCACTGGCACTGCTATTCAAAAATCTCGCCACGCTCAGAACCGACGCGGCGCTGGTCGACGACATCGGTGAGCTCCACTGGCGCGGCCCCACTGCCGAGTTCACGGCCTGGGTAGAACAATCGGGCGATCAGCGTTTGTTACAGCGTTGTTTGGCAGCGCAGAAGTTGGTGGTTGGCTAG
- the efp gene encoding elongation factor P, with protein sequence MVQATQLRPGMIIVHEKDLYRVTAVHHLTPGNKRGFMQTKMKNLKTGIGTEYKFRSEDRVDQAILDTRRMQYLYAEGDMYTFMDTENYEQIALTADDIGDLLKFLLPNSVVSIEFYEEKPVGINPPSTVDLEVIDTEPPMKGATASASYKPAKLETGVTVQVPPFITVGDKVRVDPTDGSYQERVK encoded by the coding sequence ATGGTTCAAGCGACCCAACTACGGCCGGGGATGATTATCGTGCACGAAAAGGATTTGTATCGCGTTACTGCGGTGCATCATTTAACGCCCGGCAACAAGCGCGGCTTCATGCAGACGAAAATGAAAAACCTGAAGACCGGCATCGGCACCGAGTACAAGTTCCGCTCGGAAGACCGCGTCGATCAGGCGATCTTGGACACGCGCCGGATGCAGTATCTCTACGCCGAGGGCGACATGTACACGTTCATGGACACCGAGAACTATGAGCAGATCGCTCTGACGGCCGACGATATCGGCGATTTGCTCAAGTTCCTGCTGCCTAATTCGGTCGTGAGTATCGAATTCTACGAAGAGAAACCGGTCGGTATCAACCCGCCGTCGACAGTCGACTTGGAAGTGATCGATACCGAGCCGCCGATGAAAGGCGCGACCGCGAGCGCGTCTTATAAGCCGGCGAAGTTAGAGACCGGTGTCACTGTGCAGGTGCCGCCGTTTATTACCGTGGGCGACAAGGTGAGAGTCGATCCGACCGACGGCAGCTATCAGGAGCGGGTCAAGTAG
- the grxC gene encoding glutaredoxin 3, with protein sequence MATVVIYTTDWCPYCKGAKQLLQAKKVDFEEIDVTDDPARRAEMERLSQRRTVPQIFIDGRPIGGYDDARYLDSTGELDRLLAAAS encoded by the coding sequence ATGGCAACAGTTGTGATCTACACGACCGATTGGTGTCCCTATTGTAAGGGCGCAAAGCAATTGCTACAGGCGAAAAAAGTAGATTTTGAAGAGATCGACGTAACCGACGACCCCGCGCGCCGCGCCGAGATGGAGCGGCTATCGCAACGCCGCACCGTGCCGCAAATCTTTATCGATGGCCGGCCGATCGGCGGCTACGACGACGCGCGCTATCTGGACTCGACAGGGGAGCTGGACAGGTTGCTCGCCGCCGCGAGCTGA
- a CDS encoding dephospho-CoA kinase, whose product MKLIGLTGGIASGKSTVADILRRMGAAIVDADVLSREVVEPGQQAWQEIVNTFGADVLQADRKLDRQKLRKIIFDNPGARKQLEVIIHPRVRALAEQRIAEHRATGFELIVYEVPLLFEGKIHEWLRPVILVACDLETQRRRVEQRDNVSSEAAQKIIDAQMSLDEKRKLADYTIENNGSLAELERQVHEVIDRIKAT is encoded by the coding sequence ATGAAATTGATCGGCCTCACCGGCGGCATCGCTTCAGGCAAAAGCACAGTCGCAGACATCCTTCGGCGCATGGGTGCTGCCATCGTCGATGCCGACGTTTTGTCGCGCGAAGTTGTTGAGCCTGGCCAGCAAGCCTGGCAAGAGATCGTCAACACCTTCGGTGCCGATGTCCTGCAAGCCGACCGAAAGCTCGACCGGCAAAAATTGCGCAAGATTATCTTCGACAATCCCGGCGCGCGCAAACAGCTCGAAGTGATTATTCATCCACGCGTTCGCGCCTTGGCAGAGCAGCGCATTGCCGAGCATCGAGCCACCGGCTTCGAGCTGATCGTCTACGAAGTCCCTCTGCTTTTTGAGGGCAAAATTCATGAATGGCTGCGTCCGGTCATCTTGGTGGCTTGCGACCTAGAAACCCAGCGGCGCCGCGTGGAGCAGCGCGACAACGTCAGCTCCGAGGCTGCGCAAAAAATTATCGATGCGCAAATGAGTCTGGATGAAAAACGGAAACTCGCCGACTATACGATTGAAAACAACGGCAGTCTGGCCGAGCTCGAGCGTCAAGTGCACGAAGTCATCGATAGAATCAAAGCTACTTGA